The window ATTCTCGCCAGCGTGTCCATTTGCAAGCCGCCCTTGGTCTGCATCGCAGCGATATGGCAGCCGCTGCAATTGTCGACCAATAGCGGCGCGATTTGGCTGGCGAAATCAATGGCTTCCCTGCCGGTGGGTGCTGTCATTTCCGGCGGCGCAGCGGCCATCTCCATCGCGGGCTGCGGAGTCGAATCAGGCGCGGCCGTGGCCGGTAGACTGGTCAGCTTGGCGGCCGGATCCTGACCGTCGAACTTGGCCCCTTCATTGATCCAACGTTTCAGCAGGGCAAGATCCTGGTCGCTGACCTTGCCACCGCCCCGAGGCATATCACCGGTTTCAATTGTCTCGATTAAGCGACTGCCGATGGTGTCCCCGGGAAAGACCACGACCCCTTCACGCGGGCCTCTCATCAACACGCTATAGCTCTCTAGCGAGAATCCGCCTTTTTTCGCACGGACATGACAGCCGCCACACTTGGCGTTCAGAATCGGGGCTACTTGAGAAACAAAGCTGACGCCGTTGCCCTCAGGGCTAAAAGGACTCGGTGGGGGCGACGCGTTCGCACCGCTGCTGAGGTCGGGCGTACCCGACTGAGGCATCGTTGAGTCCATGTTCGTCATCGCGTTCGCATCGCCGGATCCTGGACGTGGGGGTGGGACGAAAGGAGCAATCGCAACGCCTTCGAGTTCGATCATCACTCGCGCGTCCGAAATTTTCTGAATCTTAGGAAGCAGGGCATCGTAGAGTTCGGGACTGCCTGCCTGGACAGCAACCTGCACCTGCTTCATCGCATTCTCCAACGCCCGCGCCGATGACTCAAAATTGCCCGCGACGTACTCCGCACCCGCCTTGCCAATACTAGCCCCGACGGTGTTGTACGCTTGGCGGTAGACCGCATCGAGTCCCACGGGAGGGTCGTCCGCTATGGCTTCAGAAATGGCGAACCATGCGAGGACCAAGCACACTACACCCGCGGCAGGCCGCCAAAATTCCGAGACACGACTAAACTTGGCCAGGTAGGGTCGCAGAGCATCAGTCATGGGATTCGGGGCCATCGGAGTGTCAGAATGTGGAAACAGGTTGGTACACGGGGCGAGATCCCCCTGCCACGTCAGGTCGCGGGAATCCTTCTCATCATAAACCGCAAACGCTTGGGAATCGAAAATGAACCCGCCAGCTGCGATGGCGGCCGCGGATGCCGCCCCTTGGGAATTTGTGAAACAGCTTCTAAACTATTGAATTGGCCCGCACCGCAGACTTTCGGCGAAACCGATGACGATCCACTCCACCCGTACTGAATCTCACTCACTTGACGGCAAAAATCCTGACGAGGGGGAACGTCAGACAGCGATGAGCGATCCGGCGGCGCAGCTGACCGAGCAGCGGATTGTGGTGCTCGATTTCGGCTCCCAATACGCCCAATTGATTGCCCGACGCGTCCGCGACCAGCACGTCTACTGCCAGATCGTTCGGCACGATATCACTGCCGATCGAATGGCCGAACTCGCTCCTCGTGGGATTATTCTATCGGGTGGACCATCGAGCGTTTACGAGGAGAATGCACCCCAGATTGACCCAGCGATTTTTGATCTCGGTATTCCTATCCTGGGAATTTGCTACGGCATGCAGATCGCCTGCCAAGCACTCGGTGGTAAAGTCGACAACACGCCCAGCCGTGAGTATGGCCGGGCGATGTGCGATTTCATCGATCACGATTCCATCTTCCGCGGCATGCAAGCGTGCGAGCAGGTCTGGATGAGCCATGGTGATCAGGTGTCACAGATCGCCGATGATTTCACCGTGATGGCCAAAACCGCCACCTGCCCCTACGCGGCGATCCGGCACAACACGCGGCCGGTGTACGCGATGCAGTTTCACCCCGAGGTCACTCATACTCCGCACGGTGGCCAGATTCTGCACAACTTTGTCCGTGACATCTGTGGATGTGATGGCAGTTGGCGATTGGGCGATTTCGCCGATGCCGCGATCGCACAGATTCGGGCCACTGTCGGCGACAAGCGAGTGATCTGTGGCTTGTCGGGCGGCGTCGATTCCTCTGTCGTCGCGGCTTTACTCTACAAAGCGATTGGCACGCAGCTCTCATGTATCTTGGTCGACAACGGGATGCTACGGAAGAACGAGCAGCGGATTGTGATCGATGAGTTCTCCAATCACTTCAAAGCCGACTTGCACGTCGTGGATGCCGAAGACCAGTTTCTCGACGATCTCGCAGGCGTCGAAGAGCCTCAAGAGAAGCGGCGACGAATTGGTTATGCGTTCATCGAGTGCTTCAAAGCGGAGGCGGAAAAAATTGAAGACGCGCACTTCCTCGCCCAAGGCACGCTGTATCCGGATGTCATCGAGAGCGGTGCAGACAAAGATGGTCCGGCGGCGACGATCAAACTGCACCACAACGTAGGTGGACTCCCCGATGAACTCGGATTTGAGTTAATCGAACCGCTACGGGATTTATTCAAGGACGAAGTCCGCCGCCTCGGTATCGAACTCGGGCTGCCTGAGCAACTCGTCTGGCGACACCCCTTCCCCGGTCCCGGACTGGCCGTTCGCTGTCTCGGCGAAGTCACTCGGGAAAAACTCGTGGTGCTGCGAGAGGCGGATGCGATCGTTGTCGAGGAGATTGAGAACGCTGGTTTGTACCGCGAAACTTCGCAGGCATTTGCGGTATTGTTGCCTGTGCAAAGTGTCGGGGTCATGGGCGATGCCCGAACTTATGACAATGCAGTCGCCGTTCGCTGCGTCAATACGGACGATTTCATGACCGCAGACTGGAGTCACCTCCCTTATGACTTGCTCGCTCGGATCAGCACGCGGATCATAAACGAAGTCAAAGGCGTTAACCGCGTGTGCTACGACATCAGTAGCAAACCTCCCGCCACGATCGAATGGGAGTAAGAACATGAGCGAAGTAGACACGCTCGAATTCCCCTCAGACCCAACCTCCCGTGGAAGCCAACGTTAGCAACATCCTCGGCTGACTGCGAACTCCGCTTCCCCCCCCAGATTCCGAAACTCTCCTCTCACATCTCCCCCACTCCCCCCACTGATTTTTCATGGCCGGACAATTCATCTATCAAATCACTGACCTGACCAAGAAACACGGTCAG of the Allorhodopirellula heiligendammensis genome contains:
- the guaA gene encoding glutamine-hydrolyzing GMP synthase codes for the protein MSDPAAQLTEQRIVVLDFGSQYAQLIARRVRDQHVYCQIVRHDITADRMAELAPRGIILSGGPSSVYEENAPQIDPAIFDLGIPILGICYGMQIACQALGGKVDNTPSREYGRAMCDFIDHDSIFRGMQACEQVWMSHGDQVSQIADDFTVMAKTATCPYAAIRHNTRPVYAMQFHPEVTHTPHGGQILHNFVRDICGCDGSWRLGDFADAAIAQIRATVGDKRVICGLSGGVDSSVVAALLYKAIGTQLSCILVDNGMLRKNEQRIVIDEFSNHFKADLHVVDAEDQFLDDLAGVEEPQEKRRRIGYAFIECFKAEAEKIEDAHFLAQGTLYPDVIESGADKDGPAATIKLHHNVGGLPDELGFELIEPLRDLFKDEVRRLGIELGLPEQLVWRHPFPGPGLAVRCLGEVTREKLVVLREADAIVVEEIENAGLYRETSQAFAVLLPVQSVGVMGDARTYDNAVAVRCVNTDDFMTADWSHLPYDLLARISTRIINEVKGVNRVCYDISSKPPATIEWE